The following are encoded together in the Juglans microcarpa x Juglans regia isolate MS1-56 chromosome 2D, Jm3101_v1.0, whole genome shotgun sequence genome:
- the LOC121249344 gene encoding uncharacterized protein LOC121249344 produces the protein MKAAQSRQKSYVDKRRRQLEFAMGDKVFLRISPMKGVMRFGKKGKLSPRYIGPFEILDRFGPVAYRVALPPAFSGVHNVFHVSMLRKYIYDPTHIIDHEPLQIQEDMTYTEEPLRILDRKEQVLRNRTISLVKVLWNNHAINEASWEFEEEMRVKYPHLFKGNYYSL, from the coding sequence atgaaagcagctcaaagccGACAGAAGAGCTATGTAGATAAACGCCGCCGTCAGTTAGAGTTTGCGATGGGAGATAAGGTATTCTTGAGAATTTCAccaatgaaaggagttatgagattcggAAAGAAAGGTAAGTTGAGTCCTAGATACATTGGGccgtttgagattcttgatcggtTTGGACCGGTGGCGTACAGGGTGGCTCTACCACCGGCGTTCTCGGGAGTGCataatgtgttccatgtgtccatGTTGAGAAAGTATATCTATGACCCCACTCACATCATAGATCATGAACCCTTGCAGATTCAAGAGGACATGACCTACACCGAAGAACCATTGCGGATTCTGGACAGGAAAGAGCAAGTGTTGCGGAATCGAACTATTTCTTTGGTTAAAGTattgtggaataatcatgctatcaatGAAGCATCTTGGGAATTCGAGGAAGAGATGCGAGTAAAGTACCCTCATTTGTTCAAAGGAAATTATTATAGCTTatag